One genomic segment of Streptomyces sp. NBC_00239 includes these proteins:
- a CDS encoding PRC-barrel domain-containing protein — MITQEQMAVLARSGAYTERGQHIGAVEYVLVDDTTGRPEWARIVDRASGLGGVFVPLRQAELDGERLVVPYPVALIEEAPCAALDCGSVLSVAEEQELFGHYGIRDSRDEVNAEKGTGWSGMDRAQAIREGTAGMETGVSRLRRAQPGA; from the coding sequence ATGATCACTCAGGAGCAGATGGCGGTGCTGGCCCGGTCCGGGGCCTACACGGAGCGGGGCCAGCACATCGGGGCGGTGGAGTACGTCCTGGTCGACGACACCACGGGGAGGCCGGAGTGGGCCCGGATCGTCGACCGGGCCTCGGGGCTCGGCGGCGTGTTCGTCCCCCTGCGCCAGGCGGAACTCGACGGCGAACGCCTCGTGGTGCCGTACCCGGTGGCCCTCATCGAGGAAGCTCCGTGCGCCGCGCTGGACTGCGGGAGCGTGCTGTCCGTGGCGGAGGAGCAGGAACTGTTCGGGCACTACGGCATCAGGGACTCCCGCGACGAGGTCAACGCCGAGAAGGGCACGGGCTGGAGCGGCATGGACCGCGCACAGGCCATCCGTGAGGGTACGGCGGGCATGGAGACCGGCGTCTCGCGGCTGAGGCGGGCCCAGCCGGGGGCGTAG
- a CDS encoding TetR family transcriptional regulator: MSPNTGVREAQRRRTRRALLDAALSQMEERSLGSLGLREVARAAGVTPTAFYRHFAGMDELGTALVDEALASLHETVRGVLAATDDAERRGDAAVRLVADLVRSRPAHVRFLVRERHGGVTAVREAIAAQLDEFAAEIGAALAADPVSAGWDADDVTMLSRLLVDHMFMTASACLAASLRGEDGSAATATARGQLRLIHLGRVHWLA, from the coding sequence ATGAGCCCGAACACCGGTGTCCGCGAAGCCCAGCGCCGTCGCACTCGACGCGCCCTGCTCGACGCGGCCCTGTCGCAGATGGAGGAACGGAGCCTCGGCAGCCTCGGGCTCCGGGAGGTCGCCAGAGCCGCCGGGGTCACCCCCACGGCCTTCTACCGGCATTTCGCCGGCATGGACGAGCTGGGGACCGCCCTCGTGGACGAGGCCCTGGCCAGCCTGCACGAGACCGTGCGCGGCGTCCTCGCCGCCACCGACGATGCCGAGCGGCGCGGCGACGCGGCGGTGCGCCTCGTCGCCGATCTGGTCCGCAGCCGTCCGGCGCACGTGCGCTTCCTCGTCCGCGAACGGCACGGCGGGGTCACTGCGGTGCGCGAGGCGATCGCCGCGCAACTCGACGAGTTCGCAGCCGAGATCGGAGCCGCGCTGGCGGCCGATCCGGTCAGCGCGGGCTGGGACGCAGACGACGTGACGATGCTGTCCCGGCTCCTGGTGGACCACATGTTCATGACGGCCTCGGCATGCCTCGCCGCGTCGTTGCGCGGGGAGGACGGGTCCGCCGCCACCGCCACGGCCCGCGGCCAGCTGCGCCTGATCCATCTCGGGCGCGTGCACTGGCTCGCGTGA
- a CDS encoding phosphatase PAP2 family protein has protein sequence MAQRPPRTRRRAAREFLARHSGPDAAFGMRLVLTATATAVVTVPFVLALVLVESRWPPLYRLDRDTAERLHRAALEDPGMVRVLDFLTGVLWDPVTMRLLVAVLVVWLLGRRAWRLAAWAAVTETAGAVIGFLTKNAVERARPHLPDPVAQAPGFSFPSGHAMTAMVSCAVLLLALLPLVPPAWRPLPWALAALSVIGVGYTRVALGVHWVSDVVGGWLLGLVVVTATTLVFEAWRADTGRRRTGVAEGLEPEISAPDPEADLGGSRIPDASDRSPHAR, from the coding sequence ATGGCACAGCGCCCACCCCGCACCCGACGCCGCGCAGCCCGCGAGTTCCTGGCCAGACACTCGGGGCCCGACGCGGCCTTCGGGATGCGGCTCGTGCTGACGGCGACCGCGACGGCAGTCGTGACCGTACCGTTCGTACTCGCCCTGGTCCTTGTCGAATCCCGGTGGCCGCCGCTGTACCGCCTCGATCGGGACACGGCCGAACGGCTCCACCGAGCCGCCCTGGAAGACCCCGGGATGGTGCGCGTCCTGGACTTCCTCACCGGTGTGCTGTGGGACCCGGTGACCATGCGGCTCCTGGTGGCCGTCCTCGTGGTATGGCTCCTGGGGCGCCGCGCATGGCGCCTGGCGGCTTGGGCCGCGGTCACCGAAACGGCCGGCGCCGTCATCGGGTTCCTCACGAAGAACGCGGTGGAACGCGCGCGCCCCCACCTGCCCGACCCCGTCGCCCAGGCACCCGGCTTCTCCTTCCCCTCCGGGCACGCCATGACCGCCATGGTCTCCTGCGCGGTCCTCCTCCTGGCCCTGCTTCCTCTGGTGCCCCCTGCCTGGCGGCCCCTGCCCTGGGCCCTGGCGGCGCTGAGCGTGATCGGCGTCGGCTACACCCGGGTCGCGCTGGGCGTGCACTGGGTCAGCGATGTCGTCGGGGGCTGGCTCCTCGGGCTCGTCGTGGTCACCGCCACGACACTCGTCTTCGAAGCCTGGCGGGCCGACACCGGCCGCCGCCGCACTGGCGTCGCCGAGGGCCTGGAGCCCGAGATCTCCGCCCCCGACCCGGAAGCGGACCTCGGCGGGTCCCGTATCCCCGACGCCTCGGACCGCTCGCCCCACGCCCGGTGA
- a CDS encoding diacylglycerol kinase family protein, whose product MATESGTAARRSRLLWLVPAQAAAMVVLGLLVTGLVADQLPLSAEDRVTDTLAARRTPWADSVTEWLSVLASTEGIIGVTLVCLVALLVLPRTPRRADALFLGGSVAVQSAVFLVVTMFVERPRPDVPRLDGAPPTSSFPSGHVGASVALYGALATLVWTRLRGPWRYVVAAALFLVPPLVGLSRMYRGMHHPTDVAGGLLNGVATLLVVGSAFLTGRTRDTDDRPDIGTDVLHHGDALSAPRVPAARDGVPPRRAVVVRHPHGCGDDLAERVRLTLDHHGYTDQRWTDTSVEQPCGTLSEECAQPGVDLVVVCGGDGTVRACADVAAGTGTPLALVPCGTGNLLARNLDLPLDPLTALEEALAGGEFPIDVGRVWGDGLPSTRFTVMAGAGFDAATVRDASPALKARLGWPAYVLSAARHLGDPAMRLSVRLDGGRARRRRARMVVVGNVGALQGGLELLPLARPDSGRLEVVLFDPHGATGWLAAAAHLAARVVRTGSPAADDTASAGGRTVAGGSLEYFSARRIEIRFVGAQAREVDGDTMTEGSRLFAEVEEGALRIRLPRALGTTAGDPDEHTPAHSAHHH is encoded by the coding sequence ATGGCAACGGAAAGCGGCACGGCCGCGAGACGCTCACGACTGCTGTGGCTCGTCCCGGCCCAAGCCGCCGCGATGGTGGTGTTGGGCCTACTGGTGACCGGTCTTGTGGCGGACCAGCTGCCGCTGTCGGCGGAGGACCGGGTCACGGACACCCTCGCAGCCCGCCGCACGCCGTGGGCGGACTCCGTGACGGAGTGGCTGTCCGTCCTCGCCTCCACGGAAGGCATCATCGGCGTGACGCTGGTCTGCCTCGTCGCGCTGCTCGTGCTGCCCCGCACGCCGCGCCGCGCCGACGCGCTCTTCCTGGGCGGGTCGGTCGCCGTGCAGTCGGCCGTCTTCCTCGTCGTGACGATGTTCGTCGAACGCCCGCGCCCCGACGTGCCCCGTCTGGACGGCGCGCCGCCCACCTCCAGCTTCCCCTCCGGGCACGTCGGCGCCTCCGTGGCCCTGTACGGCGCCCTGGCCACGCTCGTGTGGACCCGACTGCGCGGCCCGTGGCGCTACGTCGTGGCAGCGGCCCTGTTCCTCGTCCCCCCGTTGGTCGGGCTGTCCCGGATGTACCGGGGCATGCACCACCCCACCGACGTGGCGGGCGGCCTGCTCAACGGCGTCGCGACGCTGCTCGTCGTCGGCTCGGCATTCCTGACCGGCCGGACCCGCGACACCGACGACCGCCCGGACATCGGCACGGACGTGCTTCACCACGGCGACGCGCTCTCCGCCCCCCGCGTGCCCGCCGCCCGCGACGGGGTCCCTCCTCGCCGGGCCGTCGTGGTCCGCCACCCGCACGGCTGCGGCGATGACCTGGCCGAGCGGGTGCGCCTCACCCTCGACCACCACGGGTACACCGATCAACGGTGGACCGACACCTCCGTCGAACAGCCTTGCGGGACCCTGTCCGAGGAGTGCGCGCAGCCCGGAGTCGACCTGGTCGTCGTCTGCGGCGGTGACGGCACGGTCCGCGCTTGCGCGGACGTGGCAGCCGGGACCGGCACACCGCTGGCGCTCGTGCCCTGCGGGACGGGCAATCTCCTCGCCCGGAACCTCGACCTTCCGCTGGATCCGCTCACCGCCCTCGAAGAGGCCCTCGCCGGGGGCGAGTTCCCGATCGACGTGGGACGGGTATGGGGCGACGGCCTCCCGTCGACGCGGTTCACGGTGATGGCGGGCGCCGGATTCGACGCCGCCACGGTCCGCGACGCCTCGCCCGCGCTCAAGGCCCGTCTCGGATGGCCGGCCTACGTCCTGTCGGCCGCACGCCACCTGGGAGATCCGGCCATGCGCCTGTCCGTACGGCTGGACGGGGGCCGGGCCCGTCGGCGCCGGGCGCGGATGGTCGTCGTCGGCAACGTGGGCGCGCTCCAAGGCGGTCTCGAACTCCTGCCGCTGGCACGGCCGGACAGCGGACGGCTGGAAGTCGTGCTCTTCGACCCGCACGGCGCGACGGGGTGGCTCGCCGCGGCCGCCCACCTGGCCGCGCGGGTCGTCCGTACGGGCTCCCCGGCGGCGGACGACACCGCGTCGGCCGGCGGCCGGACGGTGGCCGGTGGATCCCTGGAGTACTTCAGCGCCCGCCGGATCGAGATCCGTTTCGTCGGCGCCCAGGCCCGGGAGGTCGACGGCGACACCATGACGGAAGGCTCCCGGCTGTTCGCCGAGGTGGAAGAGGGCGCGCTGCGCATCCGCCTCCCCAGGGCCCTGGGAACGACCGCGGGCGATCCCGACGAACACACCCCCGCACACAGCGCGCACCACCACTGA
- a CDS encoding ADP-ribosylglycohydrolase family protein, giving the protein MKWIQRAAGAIVGSAVGDALGGPFEFGRQGAFSARFPSPGAGDEMCGGGGWDPGEATDDTQMAVLVAESLLERGGLDLPDIFARFQRWAASDPKDIGLQTEDVLTNGMRWDLAAAIHFQVNQRAAGNGSLMRASTSAVHFAAAGQEATMDAARRIAALTHGDRAAWEGTAIFHELIRVTFEDTDPVTALPDILALIHPDHRSRYDTVLSPDWHPDQATEFNGAVWPCLGSSVWALRTTGSFEDAIRAAIDLGGDTDTVAAVTGGLAGAYYGLDAIPARWTKPLHVPLPGFDGRVLYLPDLLRLAHRLGEGPSTRRA; this is encoded by the coding sequence ATGAAGTGGATCCAGCGGGCCGCTGGCGCGATCGTCGGCTCAGCGGTGGGCGACGCCCTGGGCGGCCCCTTTGAGTTCGGTCGCCAGGGAGCGTTCTCCGCGCGGTTTCCCTCGCCTGGTGCCGGTGACGAGATGTGCGGAGGCGGTGGCTGGGACCCCGGCGAGGCCACTGACGACACGCAGATGGCCGTCCTGGTCGCGGAGTCGCTGCTGGAGCGGGGCGGGCTGGATCTGCCGGACATCTTCGCCCGCTTCCAGCGGTGGGCAGCATCAGACCCCAAGGACATCGGCTTGCAGACCGAAGATGTCCTGACCAACGGCATGCGCTGGGACCTCGCCGCCGCGATCCATTTCCAGGTCAACCAACGAGCAGCGGGAAACGGCTCCTTGATGCGGGCATCGACCTCCGCAGTCCACTTCGCGGCCGCTGGCCAAGAAGCCACCATGGACGCGGCCCGCCGTATTGCTGCCCTTACCCATGGGGACCGCGCGGCCTGGGAAGGCACCGCGATCTTCCACGAACTCATCCGCGTCACCTTCGAGGACACCGACCCTGTCACCGCCCTCCCGGACATCCTGGCTCTCATCCACCCCGACCACCGCAGCCGCTACGACACCGTCCTCTCGCCCGACTGGCACCCCGATCAGGCGACCGAGTTCAACGGTGCCGTCTGGCCCTGCTTGGGCTCCTCCGTCTGGGCCCTTCGCACCACCGGTAGTTTCGAAGACGCGATACGCGCGGCGATCGACCTGGGCGGTGACACGGACACCGTCGCCGCGGTGACCGGAGGCCTCGCGGGGGCGTACTACGGGCTGGACGCGATCCCCGCCCGCTGGACCAAGCCGCTCCATGTCCCCCTCCCAGGATTCGACGGACGAGTGCTGTACCTGCCAGACCTGCTGCGCCTCGCACACCGTCTCGGAGAGGGGCCGTCGACGAGACGGGCGTGA
- a CDS encoding PP2C family protein-serine/threonine phosphatase → MLKEHLGAASVSFLIADFTGSSVVRLGAAGSVETGEPARRIRLRGTLYDDVIRSQQPRVEDRGRGELVRVVAPVTSRGDAIGLLELFLPAAPGAEVMREIGETAHALAYIVIANRSHTDVYQWGRRTKPLNLAAEIQHRLLPASLACEAAQFAVAGALEPADHVGGDTFDYVIDRDTVQLSVTDAMGHDVDAALLATLVVGALRRARRAGADLEEQARQADQAMRDHGRGGYVTGQLLRISLLDGRAEFVNAGHPWPLRMRNGQVQEIVPEVDRPFGLNVHGSPAGTYRVQSLDLRPGDRLVMLTDGMLERNAENLDLSDLILRTRSLHPREAARTLIGAIVDAGDGHLDDDATVMCLDWRGVGNSQRDAATGADLADASRPSIGQLYPGA, encoded by the coding sequence ATGCTCAAGGAGCACCTCGGGGCTGCCTCGGTGTCGTTCTTGATCGCTGACTTCACCGGCAGTTCGGTCGTGCGGCTGGGGGCTGCGGGCAGCGTCGAGACCGGTGAGCCCGCCCGGCGCATTCGGCTGCGGGGCACCCTGTACGACGACGTGATCCGCAGCCAGCAGCCGAGGGTGGAGGACAGGGGCAGGGGCGAGCTGGTGCGGGTCGTCGCCCCGGTGACCAGCCGCGGGGATGCCATCGGGCTCCTTGAGCTGTTCCTGCCCGCCGCCCCGGGCGCGGAAGTGATGCGGGAGATCGGTGAGACGGCGCACGCGCTGGCCTACATCGTCATCGCCAACCGGTCCCACACCGATGTGTACCAATGGGGCCGACGTACGAAGCCGCTGAACCTGGCCGCGGAGATCCAGCACCGGCTGCTCCCGGCGTCGCTGGCATGTGAGGCGGCTCAGTTCGCGGTCGCAGGGGCTCTGGAACCCGCCGACCACGTCGGGGGCGACACCTTCGACTACGTGATCGACCGGGATACGGTCCAGCTGTCCGTCACCGATGCCATGGGACACGACGTCGACGCCGCGCTGCTGGCCACGCTGGTCGTGGGTGCCCTGCGGCGAGCACGGCGGGCAGGCGCCGACCTCGAGGAACAGGCCCGCCAAGCCGACCAGGCCATGCGCGATCACGGCCGTGGCGGTTACGTCACCGGTCAGCTCCTGCGCATCAGTCTGCTCGACGGCCGGGCCGAGTTCGTCAACGCCGGGCATCCCTGGCCGCTGCGGATGCGGAACGGGCAGGTACAGGAGATCGTTCCCGAAGTCGATCGACCGTTCGGCCTCAATGTCCATGGATCACCGGCCGGCACCTACCGGGTGCAGTCGTTGGACTTGCGACCGGGTGACCGACTGGTGATGTTGACGGACGGCATGCTGGAGCGCAACGCCGAGAATCTCGACCTGTCAGACCTGATCCTCCGCACCCGCTCCCTGCATCCCCGCGAAGCCGCCCGCACCCTCATCGGGGCGATCGTGGACGCCGGTGACGGCCATCTGGACGACGACGCGACCGTCATGTGTCTGGACTGGCGCGGCGTGGGCAACTCCCAGCGTGACGCGGCCACCGGCGCCGACCTCGCGGACGCCTCACGACCGTCGATCGGACAGCTCTACCCTGGCGCGTAG
- a CDS encoding YihY/virulence factor BrkB family protein, whose amino-acid sequence MGTATRVPQRCDVVDDELSADEAWAALRRYGGWSLARDSFVRFRYADGFSHSRALALQTVLSIVPLAIAAIGLSSVLHTEDLGRVAELTIGRITSGPSRQVVDEALRESRRQAGDGGQAALWLGLLFSLANVTTSLCQVERGANRIYGNERDRPFLLKYSRGLVMAALAGLPLGLSFVLTVLGADLTHAFAEVYSVAPGTIRAWDILRWPVGILLAVLATSAIFRLSPRRDQPGYTWLAFGAVVYLVLWTTATWALSLYVGASSTFTSVYGPLSALISLLLWSYLTSMALFLGLSFAAQLEAVRAGVRDPVTRDPGV is encoded by the coding sequence ATGGGAACCGCGACCCGGGTACCGCAAAGATGCGACGTGGTGGACGACGAACTGTCCGCGGACGAGGCCTGGGCCGCCCTGCGCCGCTACGGAGGATGGAGCCTGGCCCGCGACTCGTTCGTGCGCTTCCGCTACGCGGACGGCTTCAGCCACTCCCGCGCCCTCGCCCTCCAGACCGTGCTCTCCATCGTGCCCCTGGCCATCGCCGCCATAGGCCTGTCCAGCGTCCTGCACACCGAGGACCTGGGCCGTGTCGCCGAACTCACCATCGGACGGATCACCAGCGGCCCCAGCCGGCAAGTGGTCGACGAAGCCCTGCGCGAGAGCCGCCGCCAGGCCGGCGACGGCGGCCAGGCCGCCCTCTGGCTGGGCCTGCTGTTCTCCCTCGCCAACGTCACCACGAGCCTGTGCCAGGTCGAGCGCGGCGCCAACCGCATCTACGGCAACGAACGCGACCGGCCCTTCCTGCTCAAGTACTCGCGCGGCCTCGTCATGGCGGCCCTCGCCGGTCTTCCCCTCGGGCTCAGCTTCGTCCTCACCGTGCTCGGCGCCGACCTCACCCACGCCTTCGCCGAGGTCTACAGCGTCGCACCGGGCACCATCCGCGCCTGGGACATCCTGCGTTGGCCGGTCGGGATCCTGCTCGCCGTGCTGGCCACCAGTGCGATCTTCCGCCTGTCGCCGCGCCGCGACCAGCCGGGCTACACCTGGCTCGCGTTCGGCGCCGTCGTCTATCTGGTGCTGTGGACCACCGCGACGTGGGCCCTCAGCCTGTACGTCGGTGCCAGCAGCACCTTCACCAGCGTCTACGGCCCCCTCAGCGCGCTCATATCCCTGTTGCTGTGGTCCTACCTGACCTCGATGGCCCTGTTCCTCGGCCTGTCCTTCGCCGCCCAACTGGAAGCCGTACGGGCCGGTGTGCGGGATCCCGTCACACGGGACCCCGGAGTCTGA
- a CDS encoding DUF4190 domain-containing protein, translating to MNSPTASVKTPDRTRDADALAVTAFVLGLAGLLVMNLLLGPTAVVLGLLALRRHTSRPGRARLGIALGVADLVVLACLVTADGTWSWSLS from the coding sequence GTGAACTCGCCGACCGCCTCCGTGAAGACCCCGGACCGGACCCGTGACGCGGACGCCTTGGCCGTCACCGCCTTCGTCCTCGGCCTGGCCGGACTCCTCGTCATGAACCTCCTCCTCGGCCCGACCGCAGTCGTGCTCGGACTTCTGGCCCTGCGGCGGCACACGTCCAGGCCGGGCCGTGCACGTCTCGGCATCGCCCTGGGCGTGGCCGACCTCGTGGTCCTCGCCTGCCTCGTCACCGCGGACGGCACGTGGTCGTGGAGCCTGAGCTGA
- a CDS encoding STAS domain-containing protein, which translates to MLPIRLNLDVRVQPDVTVVTLAGELDMTTCPDVTRATDTLALKGRTLALDLSAVTHMDSSGLNMLLTLRNRARSEHGVLHLCGVPRQALRVLDLTGTRSLFNLRPCLTP; encoded by the coding sequence ATGCTCCCCATCAGGCTGAACCTCGATGTCCGTGTGCAACCGGACGTGACGGTCGTGACGCTGGCAGGCGAACTCGACATGACCACCTGCCCCGACGTCACCCGAGCCACCGACACCCTGGCCCTGAAGGGTCGGACCCTTGCCCTCGACCTGTCGGCCGTGACCCACATGGACTCCAGCGGCCTCAACATGCTCCTCACCCTGCGCAACCGCGCCCGCTCCGAGCACGGCGTGCTGCACTTGTGCGGCGTCCCGCGCCAGGCACTGCGCGTCCTCGACCTCACCGGCACCCGCAGTCTCTTCAACCTGCGCCCCTGCCTCACCCCATGA